CGGGACACGCCGCCTTGCGGACGTTGGCGAGCGCCCTGCGGGTGCTGTCGTCGTCCCACTCCAGGATGTTCTTGATGATGTACACATCCGCCTGGACCGGGATGTCCTCACGGCAGTCGCCTGCCACGACACGGACCCGGGGACTCAGCGCGCCGCCGTCCCGCAGGCGCGGGTCGGCGTTGTCCACCACCCCGGGAAGGTCGAGCAGCGTGCCGTTCAGGGTGGGGTGCCGCTCCAGCAGACTCGCCAGGACGTGCCCCTGTCCCCCTCCGATGTCCGCGACGGAGGAGGCCCCCTGCAGATCGAGCAGGTCGGCGACGTCCCGGGCGGACTGCCGGCTCGACGTGGTCATGGCCCGGTTGAACACGTACGCGGACTCGGGCGCCTCTTCGTTGAGGTAGGTGAAGAACTCCTTCTCGTACACGTCCTCGAAGACGGCGCGGCCCGAGCGCACCGCCTCGTCGAGCTTCGGCCAGACGTCCCACGTCCACGGCTCCGTGCACCACAGGGCGATGTACCGCAGGCTGTGCGGATCGTCCTCGCGCAGCAGTCGGGACATCTCGGTGTGGGCGAACGTGCCGTCGGGGTGCTCCGTGAAGACGCCCTGGCAGGTCAGCGCGCGCAGCAGCCGCCGCAGTGTGCCCGGCTGGGTCTTCACCGCGGCCGCCAGGTCCTCGACGGTCATGGGCGTGTCGGCCAGGGCGTCCGCCACACCGAGGCGGACGGCCGCGCGTACGGCGGCGGCGCGCGCCGCCCCGAATACGAGCTCCCTGAGCCGCATGGGCGGCGGAGGAGCCGGATCGACGGTCGGGGGAACCGGATCAACCGTCTGGGGAACCGGATCAACAGTCGTCATCTGTCGCCTTGTCTGTGCTGTGGTGCCGTGGCTGGGGAAGCGGAGCCGACCGTCAGCACATGCCCGCGGGCTCCGAGACCCCGCAGGTGTTGCCACGGAAGGTGTTGCCCTTGCCGGTGTCCCGGTTGGCGAGGTCGGCCGAGCCGTTGCGGAGTACGACGTTGTCGCGGATCTCGTTGCGCTCGTTGAGGGCGCCCACGAAGCTCTTGAACAGCACGATGCCGCCCGACAGCGGCGAGGCGCCGACGTTGTCCACGATCCTGTTCTCCGCCACCAGCGTCTCCTCGGCGCCGGTGAGGACGATTCCCGAGCCCTGCAGGAAGGGCAGCCGGGGGGTCTTGGGGCAGAGCTTGTTGTTGTCGTGGATGTGGTTCCGGCGCAGGGTCATCGCCCCGGCGCGCGGCGTGGACTCGTCGCCCACCACGAATACGGCGGCACAGTTCCCGGTCGCCTCGTTGCGCTCGACGGTCAGGTTCCGCAGGCGTCGCACGGTGACGCCGATCCGGTTGCCGGACATGCGGTTGTGGCTGATCACCGTCCCCTCGGCGTCGACGGCGCCCGCCTCCGTGTCGGTGGTGTTGGAGACGAACAGTCCGGCGTCGGCGTTGTCCCGGGCGACGCTGTGCGTCAGCACGCTGCGTACGGAGCGCTCCAGGGCGATGCCCCAGTTGCCGTTCTTCTCGGCGGTCACCCGGTGGACCTTCAGCCGGTCGGTCCGCGACGCCCACAGGCCGTTCTTGGTGAAGCTCCTGAGCGTCAGCGAGCGCACGGTGACGCCCTCGACGGGACTGCTGTCCGTGCCGGTCACGCAGATGCCGTGACCGGCCTTGGCGCACACGTCGTCGGCGGCGGCCTTGCCGGGCACGAGGACGGTGGGAAAGACGGTCGAACCCCGCAGGGTCAGGTTCGACGTGGTGATGCGGACGCTCTCACGGTAGGTGCCCGGGGAGAGCACGACGGTGTCCCCGGGCTTCGCGGCGTCCACTGCTTGCTGGATCGATTCGCCCGGCTTGACCCGGTGCACCGTCCGATGGCCGGCCGTCGGAACGGCGGCCCCCATCCCCGAGACCACGAGAGTCACGGTGCATGCCAGGTAGGCGATCTGTCGTCTGGTCATACGGCGAAGCTATGAGCGCGTGTTCCGACCTGCCACCGCTGATCCTCCAGGCGGCCCTGGGCATACCTCCCTGCGGTCCACTCGATGGGCGTGGCGCGCGGGTCCTGGGGGGGAATCGCCGCCGCGCCGTGGAGCATGGGGCCGCCGGGGGCACCTCTTCGGTGCAGCGGGCAGGGAAGAGGTTCGAATGCGTAAGTGGTGGCCCTTGGCGGCGATCTGTCTGGGCACCTTCATGCTTCTGCTGGACGTCACGATCGTGACCGTGGCGCTGCCCGCCATGGCCGCGGACCTCGGCACCACACTCCCCGATGTGGAGTGGGTGGTCGACATCTACGCCCTGGCACTGGCGTCGCTGTTGCTCGGCGTCGGTTCCCGGGCCGACCGGGTGGGCCGCAAGAAGGTGTATCTCGTCGGGCTGATCGTCTTCACCGCGGCTTCGCTGGTGTGCGCGGTCGCCCCGAACGTGGGTGTGCTGATCGGCGCCCGGGCGGTACAGGGACTGGGCGCCGCCGGGATGTTCGGTACGACGATCGCCCTGCTCGGCATGCACTACAGCGGCCGGGAGCGGGGTGTGGCCTTCGCCGTGTGGGGCGCCACCAACTCGGTCGCCGCAGCGGCCGGGCCGGTGGTCGGCGGACTCCTCACCCAGTACCTGGACTGGCGATGGATCTTCTTCGTCAACCTGCCGGTCTGCCTGGCCGCCGTCGTCATGACGCTGCGCTCGGTGCGAGAGGCCAAGGGCCAGGGCCGGCAGCGTGCGGACGTGCTCGGCATGGTCACCTTCACGGTGGCAAGCGGGGCCCTCACGTTCGGGCTGATCCGGGCCCACTCCGACGGCTGGGCGGCACCCTTCACGCTCGGCCTGTTCGCAACGGCGGCCGTCGCCCTCACCCTCTTCGTCGTGGTCGAGACGAGGCACGAGCACCCCGTCCTCGACCTGTCGCTGTTCCGCAGGCCGTCGTTCACCGGCATCATGATCAGCGCCCTGTTCCTGCAAGGCGCCGCGTTCGCCTATCTGTTGTTCGAGTCGCTGTGGATGCAGTCCGTACTGGGGTACGAGCCCGTCGAAGCAGGTCTCTACATCCTGCCCATGTGCGCCTCCGCGTTCGTCGTCTCGGCGCTCACAGGCCGCTTCGGTCCCTGGCCGCCCCGGGCGACCATCGGGGGAGGGCTTGCCCTCATCGCCCTGGGCTCCGGAATGCAGGCCACACTCGACGCGGGGTCTTCGGGGAGCAGCCTCGTGGCAGGGCTCGTCGTCGCAGGCCTGGGCGTCGGGCTCGTGACACCGAGCCTGTCGGCGGCGGCCCTGGCCACGGTACCGCCGGAGCGCGGAGGCATGGTGGGCGGTGCGGTCAACACCTTCCGCCAGTTGGGCTTCGCCTTGGGGATCGCCGGGTTCGGCCTGATCTTTCAGTCGCGGATCGAGAGTGTGCTGAAGGCCGACGGCAGTGTCCCGGACCCGCATGAGGCGGCCGTCGCTCTGAGCGGCGGACAAGCCCGGTCGATCGTCGCCGGCTGGCCGGAAGGTGAACGCGCCGAGATGGCGCACTTGGTGCGTGAGGCGTTCGCG
The sequence above is a segment of the Streptomyces sp. NBC_01255 genome. Coding sequences within it:
- a CDS encoding methyltransferase, whose amino-acid sequence is MTTVDPVPQTVDPVPPTVDPAPPPPMRLRELVFGAARAAAVRAAVRLGVADALADTPMTVEDLAAAVKTQPGTLRRLLRALTCQGVFTEHPDGTFAHTEMSRLLREDDPHSLRYIALWCTEPWTWDVWPKLDEAVRSGRAVFEDVYEKEFFTYLNEEAPESAYVFNRAMTTSSRQSARDVADLLDLQGASSVADIGGGQGHVLASLLERHPTLNGTLLDLPGVVDNADPRLRDGGALSPRVRVVAGDCREDIPVQADVYIIKNILEWDDDSTRRALANVRKAACPGARVVVIENLVDDTPSMRFTTAMDLLLLLNVGGAKHTRQSMVDRLTDAGLVIGEIRPVNAYLHAFECTVPA
- a CDS encoding right-handed parallel beta-helix repeat-containing protein; translated protein: MTRRQIAYLACTVTLVVSGMGAAVPTAGHRTVHRVKPGESIQQAVDAAKPGDTVVLSPGTYRESVRITTSNLTLRGSTVFPTVLVPGKAAADDVCAKAGHGICVTGTDSSPVEGVTVRSLTLRSFTKNGLWASRTDRLKVHRVTAEKNGNWGIALERSVRSVLTHSVARDNADAGLFVSNTTDTEAGAVDAEGTVISHNRMSGNRIGVTVRRLRNLTVERNEATGNCAAVFVVGDESTPRAGAMTLRRNHIHDNNKLCPKTPRLPFLQGSGIVLTGAEETLVAENRIVDNVGASPLSGGIVLFKSFVGALNERNEIRDNVVLRNGSADLANRDTGKGNTFRGNTCGVSEPAGMC
- a CDS encoding MFS transporter gives rise to the protein MRKWWPLAAICLGTFMLLLDVTIVTVALPAMAADLGTTLPDVEWVVDIYALALASLLLGVGSRADRVGRKKVYLVGLIVFTAASLVCAVAPNVGVLIGARAVQGLGAAGMFGTTIALLGMHYSGRERGVAFAVWGATNSVAAAAGPVVGGLLTQYLDWRWIFFVNLPVCLAAVVMTLRSVREAKGQGRQRADVLGMVTFTVASGALTFGLIRAHSDGWAAPFTLGLFATAAVALTLFVVVETRHEHPVLDLSLFRRPSFTGIMISALFLQGAAFAYLLFESLWMQSVLGYEPVEAGLYILPMCASAFVVSALTGRFGPWPPRATIGGGLALIALGSGMQATLDAGSSGSSLVAGLVVAGLGVGLVTPSLSAAALATVPPERGGMVGGAVNTFRQLGFALGIAGFGLIFQSRIESVLKADGSVPDPHEAAVALSGGQARSIVAGWPEGERAEMAHLVREAFASGLNAVLVVAAALGAAASLLVVATVRVPTGGAEQRKPEAGASPHGQETRADAAL